ATACAGCGGCGCCGGAAGGCGTTTGCCGGTCGCGTCCAGCCACAGCGACGACGGCCCGGGCAGGATCCGGATCCCGTGCAGCGGCCAGACCGGGTCGTAGTTGGTGATGCCCTCGGTGTAGTGCCACATCCGGTCGCTGTTGATCACGTGGGCGCCGGCCCGTTCGGCGATGCCGATCATCCGCCCGTCGACGTGCTCGGGCACCCCGGACAGCATCTGCTCGGGCACCCGGCCCATGCGTTTGGGCCAGTTCCTGCGGACGAGGTCATGGTTGCCGCCGATGCCACCGGAGGCGACGATCACGGCCTGAGATCGGAATTCGAACTCGCCCACGGTGTTTCGCGAGGTGGAGACGCCCCGTGGCGCATCGGTGGGTTCCAGCACCGCACCGCGCACCCCGGCCGCCGCACCGTTCTCGACGATCAACTCGTCGACGCGGTGCCGATGCGCGAACCGCACCAACGGGTTCGCGACCACGCGGCGCGCGAAGATGTCGACGAGCGCGGGGCCGGTGCCCCAGGTGATGTGGAAGCGCGGCACCGAGTTGCCGTGCCCGCGGGCGTCGTACCCGCCGCGTTCGGCCCAGCCGACGATCGGAAAGATCTGCAGCCCGCGTTCCCGCAACCAGCTGCGCTTCTCACCGGCGGCGAAATCGACGTAGGCGTGTGCCCACTGTCGCGGCCAGTGGTCCTCGGGCCGGTCGAACCCGGCCGACCCGAGCCAGTCCTGCAGGGCCAGCTCGTAGCTGTCCCGGATGCCCAGCCGGCGCTGTTCGGGGCTGTCGACGAAGAACAGCCCACCGAATGACCAGTACGCCTGGCCGCCGATGTTGTTGGCGTTCTCCTGATCGACGATCAGCACCCGGCGGCCACGGTCGGCCAGTTCGCAGGCGGCGACCAGACCCGCGAGCCCGGCGCCGACGATGATCACGTCAGCATCAGCCATGCCCGCCACGTTAGCGGGCGATCGCTATGCCGCGGCGGGCAATAGCCGCGGTGTGCCCGACGCCGGGGGACCCGGCCAGCGGTAGACCGTCGGTGTGCACCGATGCAGCAGCGCCAGATCGATGGCGTCGAGCACCGCCCGATACATCGCCGCGTTGCGCAACTGACCGCCCGTCACCGCGATCCGCACCGACCCGCCGCGTCGGGCCGCGCGCTCGGCCGCCAGGACCAGCGCACGGCACCGCCACGGCTCCGACAGCAAGCCCGGCCCGAGGCGCAGTTCGCGCACCCGGACGGTGGTGCCACGCACCAGGTCGGTGATCGCCGATCGGGTGACCAGCAACCGGAAACCGTTGCGTGTCAATGCGCGAAGCGCTCCGGACGACACCGCACCGGCGGCGAAGAGTCGGGTGCGCAGGCCGGTCTGTTCCAACACCCGGTCGGCGGCCAGCAGGCGCAGATGGGCCTCGTGGGCGGGCAGGGCCGCGAACTCGCCGCGACGCCGCCCGACGGTGGCGTCGTAGCCGTGCAGCACGATCGCGTCCCCGCCCGCGCGCCGGCCGGTCAGCCAGGCCACCGTGTCGGCGTCGTCGACCAGCCGGTAGCCCCGCCGCGCCCGCGGGGTCACCAGCAGCGACGCCGGCACCGAACGCGTGTCCAGCTCCGCGCAGAACCGCTCGACGTCGGTACGGGTGTCGTCGTTGATTTCGGAGACCGCGACGATCAGCCGTCCAGCCACGCGGCCAGTGTTGCGCCGCCGGGTGTCGCGGCGGTTGCCGCCGGCCGCACCGCAGATGACTTCTCGGTTACCTGGGAAGGACTTCCTCGATAGCCGAGATCACTTCCGGCGCATCGGGTTCGGTGCGCGGCCGGAACCGCCGGACCACCTTGCCGCCGGGGGCGATGAGGAATTTCTCGAAATTCCACTGCACGTCGCCGGCCTCGCCGCCGTCGTCGGGCGTCTTGGTCAGCTCGGCGTAGAGCGGATGGCGGTTCTCCCCGTTGACGTCGGTCTTCTCCAGCAGCGGGAAGCTCACCCCGTAGGTGGTCGAGCAGAACTCCCGGATCTCCTCGGGCGTGCCCGGCTCCTGTCCCATGAACTGGTTGCACGGGACGCCGATCACCGTCAGTCCGCGGTCGCGGTAGTCCTTGGCCAGTTTCTCCAGCGCCGCGTACTGCGGGGTGAGACCGCATTTCGACGCGACGTTGACCACCAGGGCTGCACCGTCGGCGAGCTGTCCAAGCGTGGTGGGTTCGCCTTCCAGGGTCTTCAACGGGATCTCGGTGAGTGCTGTCATGGTGGGCAACCTACCGGGTTCCGAACAGCATGGCGGTCATCCGCGACATCGTCGCGATCGGATCGGCGTCGGTGTCGACGGCCTTGTTCAGCCACAGCAGCGAGAATCCGTGCACCAGCGACCAGGCCGCCAGGGCCGCGGCCTGCGGATCCTGTTTGGCGCGCGGATCGTCGAGGGTGGCGACCCCCTGGGAGAGCTCGGCGCCCGCGGCGTCGCGGGCGGCCACCAGTTCCGGGTCGTCCGGGTCGACCAGGGACCGGTCGAACATCACCGCGTAGTGGCCGGGATGCTTCAGCGCGAACCGCACGTAGGCCAGCGCGGCGTCGGCGAACGCCGGCCGCGCGTCCGCCAGCGCCGCCGCCAGCAACCGCCAGCCCTCCGCGGCCAGCGCGGTGAACAGGCCGCGGCGGTCGGTGAAGTGGTGCGCCGGCGCGGCGTGCGAGACCCCCGCCGCCCGGGCGAGCTCGCGCAGCGACACCCCGTCGGCGCCGCGCTCGGCGACCAGCTCCGCCGCGTGCTTGAGGATCACCGCCTTCAGGTCGCCGTGGTGGTAGGAGGACTTGGCCATGACCTCATCGTACCCAAAATCTTGACAGTGACTAGATCGTGACCTACCGTGAACTTGTCACTGTCAAGATTATTCCGAAATGAGGTTACCCATGATCGTCTTCGTCACGCTGCTGGCCGGAACCCTGGCGGCCCGGCTGGCCGGCCTCGCCGGCGTCGAGTTCCTGGACAGCTGGCCGTCGGCCATCGCGATCGGGCTGGCCGCGATGTTCACGATGACCGGTATCGCCCACTTCGTGAACCCGCGGCGGCGCGACCTGATCGCCATCGTGCCGCCGGGCCTGCCGCGGCCCGCGCTGCTGGTGACCATCACCGGCGTGCTGGAGCTGGTGGGCGCGGCCGGCCTGGTATATGCACCGACGCGCACCGTCGCCGCGGTGTGTCTTTTCGTGTTGATGCTGGCCATGTTCCCGGCCAACGTCTACGCCGCACGGATGCCCAACCCGCCGAAGTCGATGACCACCCGGCTCGGGTTGCGCACCGCCGAACAGGGCGTGTTCCTAGCCGCTGCCCTCGCCGTCGGCCTTGGCGGCATTCAGTAGCCACGCGTACTGGAACGCCGTCTCCTTCCAGCGCTCGTACCGTCCGCTGAGCCCACCGTGACCGGCGTGCATCTCGGTCTTCAACAGCACCGGGTTGTCGTCGGTCTTGGTGTGCCTAAGGGCTGCAATCCATTTCGCCGGTTCCACATACAGCACCCGGGTGTCGTTGAGCGACGTCATCGCCAGGATCGGCGGATAGTTCCTGGCCGCGACGTTCTCGTACGGCGAGTACGACTTCATGTAGTCGTAGACCGCCTTGTCCTCCAACGGATTTCCCCACTCGTCCCATTCGGTGACGGTCAACGGCAGCGACGGGTCGAGGATGGTGGTCAGCGGGTCGACGAACGGCACGACGGCCAGGATGCCGGCGAACAGTTCGGGCGCCATGTTGGCGACCGCCCCGACCAGCAGTCCCCCGGCACTGCCGCCGTAGGCGACCATGTTCTCCGGCCGGGTCACCCCCGACTCGACGAGATGACGCGCCACGGCGATAAAGTCGGTGAAGGTGTTCTTCTTGTTCAGCAGCTTGCCCTGCTCGTACCACTGGCGGCCCATCTCGCCGCCGCCCCGGACATGCGCGACCGCGAACACCATGCCCCGGTCCAGCAGCGACAGCCGGGCGATCGAGAACCGCGGATCCTCGCAGGCCTCATAGGCCCCGTAGCCGTACAGCAGCAGCGGCGCAGGGTACTGCACCCCGACGCGCTGAACGATGGAGATCGGGATGCGGGTGCCGTCATCGGCGACCGCCCAGTCGCGCCGCTCGGTGTAGTCCTCGGGCCGGAAGTCGCCCAGCACCGGCTGTTCGCGCAACAGCGTGCGCTCACCGGTCTGCAGATCCAGGTCGTAGATCCGCACCGGGGTGACGAACGACGTGGTCCCGATCCGCAGCTTGGGCGCGTCCCAGTTCGGGTTGCCGGCCAGCCCGGCCGACATCAGCTCGGACTCGAAGGTCAGCTCCTCGGGCCGCCCGTAGCTGCCGTCGTCGTTGATCCGCCACAACTGGATCCGCGGCAATGCCTCGCGGCGGTAGCCGACCACCAGCAGCCGCGCGAACGCGTCGACCGAGTCCAGCCGCACGTCGTCGCGGTGCTCGATGAGGGTCCGCGTCGCCTGCGGATCCCGCACCGGCGCCTCGACCAGCGTGAAGTTCTCGGCGCCGTCGTTGTGCAGGATCAAAAACCGGTCCTCACCGCCGACCACGGCGTGCTCGACGGAGTACTCGACGCGTTCCCGGCGCGGCCAGACCACACGGAACTCGGCCTGCGGGTCGGCGGCGTCGCCGTAGCGGACCTCGGAGGTGATCGAGCTTCCCGCGGCGATGAGGATGAACCGGTCGCTGCGGGTACGGCCGACCCCCAGCCAGAACCGTTCGTCGGGCTCGTAGTAGACCCGCTCGGCTTCCCGGCCCGAACCGATGCGGTGCCGCCACACGGTGTCCGGCCGCCAGGCGTCGTCGACCGTCGTGTAGTAGACGGTGCGGTTGTCGGCCGCCCAGGTCACCCCGGCGCTGATCCCGGTGATCTCGTCGGGGTAGAGCTCACCGGTGCGAAGATCCTTGAACCGCAACGTGTAGCGCTCGTCACCGGTGGTGTCGACGGAGTAGGCCAGGATGTTGCCGTCCAGGCTCACCGCCGCAGCTCCCAGCGCGAAGAACTCGTGCCCCTCGGCTTCGGCGTTCTCGTCGAGCAGCACCTGCTCGCCGGGGATCTCGGTGGTCTCGTCGAACACCGGCGGCGTCCAGTCCGCCGGATCGCTCACCGGGCACCGGCAGTGCACGTTGTACTGCTTACCCTCGAAGCTGCGGGCGTAGTACCACCACCGGTCACGGCGGACCGGCACCGACAGGTCGGTCTCCTTGGTGCGGGCCTTGATCTCGTCGAAGATCTTCTGCCGCAACGACTCCAGCGGTGCAGTGACGTGTTCGGTGTAGGCGTTCTCGGCTTCGAGGTACTCCTTCACCGCCGGGTCGGACTTGTCGCGCAGCCACTCGTAGGGGTCGATGAAGACGTCGCCGTGGTGTTCGCGGCGATGTTCGATGCGTTTGGCGATCGGAGGTTTCACGCGTCGGAACCAATCCAGTCGTCGAACTTCAGTCCTGAGATACGTTCGTAGGCCTCGATATAACGGGCCCGGGTGGCCTCGACAATGTGGGTCGGCAGGGGTGGCGGCGGGGTGTTGGAGGTGCGGTCCCAGCCGGACTCCGGCCCGGTCAGCCAGTTGCGCACGAACTGCTTGTCGAAGCTCTCCTGCACCACACCCTCGCGGTAGTTGTCCGCGCTCCAGTAGCGCGACGAGTCCGGGGTGAAGACCTCGTCGGCCAACCGCAGGGTGCCGTCCTTGTCGACGCCGAACTCGAACTTGGTGTCGGCGACGATGATGCCCTTGCTCAGCGCGTGGTCGGCGCCCTGCTGGTAGATGCGCAGCGTGACATCGCGCAGTTCCTGCGCCCGCTCCGCGCCGATCAACCGGACCACATCGTCGAAGGTGATGTTCTCGTCGTGGGCGCCGAGTTCGGCCTTGGTGGCCGGGGTGAACAGCGGCCGGTCGAATCTGCTGGCCTCCACCAGCCCGGGCGGCAACTCGATGCCGCACACCTTGCCGGTGCGCTGGTAGTCGAGCAGCCCGGAGCCGGTCAGGTAGCCGCGCGCCACCGCTTCCACCGGAAGCATCTCGAGCTCCTGGACGACCAGCGCGCGGCCCAGCACCTCCGCGGGAATGCGCTCGTCGTCGGGTGGGCCGGCCAGATGGTTGGGCGCATCGACCAGGTCGAAGAAGAACACGCTCATCGCGGTCAGGATGCGGCCCTTGTCGGGGATGACGGTGTCGAGGATGTAGTCGAATGCCGAGATCCGGTCGGTGGCGACGAACAGCAGGTGCTCGTCGTCGACGCGGTACAACTCGCGGACCTTGCCGCTGGCCAGATGCTGGTAGTCGGACAGAGCGGGGCGCACCGGGCCAGCCTATCGGGCAGCATCGGCTGCATGAGATCGCGGTTTGTCCCCTACGCCAGAACCCCGTGGCGGCTGCTGGCGCAGCTGTTCAGCGACGTCGTGGTGATCGTGTGGTCGGCGGCGTGGGTGCTGGTCGGCATCGCCGTGCAGGCAGCGGTGTCGTCGATCGCCGACGTCGGCCGGCGGGTGCACACGGGTGCCACCGGGGTGTCGGAGAGCCTCAGCGACGCCGGCGACAGCACCGACAGGGTGCCGTGGATCGGCGACTCGCTGGCCCGGCCGCTGCGCGCGGCCAGCGAGGCCGCGCTCGATATCGCCGCCGCCGGGCACAACCTCGACACCACCGCGTCGTGGCTGGCGTGGGTGCTGGCCGCGGCGGTGGCGGCCCCGCCGATCCTGTTCGTCGCGATGCCGTGGCTGGTGCTGCGGGGGCGGTTCGCGCGCCGCAAGTGGGTAACGGTCGGGTTGGCCCGCACCCCGGCCGGGGAGCAGCTGCTGGCGCTGCGGGCGCTGACCAACCGGCCGCTGGCGAAGCTGGTGACGGTGCACGACGACCCGGTGGGCGCCTGGCGCCGGCACGATCCGGACGCGATCGCCGGGCTGGCCGCCCTGGAGCTGCGCGCCGCCGGGGTGGCCGTCAGCCGACGCTGAGTGTGCCGCGGCGCGCCGACGCCAACGCGACGACGACCCAGGCCGCCAGGGCGATCCACGGGAACAGCGCCGACACGTCCGCCAGCCACCGCCACCCGGTCTCGACGCTCATCGCGTAGGTGGCCGACGAGTACATCCCGAGCGGGAATACCGCGGGCCAGCCGAGCGCGATGCGGCACCGGATCGCCACCACCGTTAGCGGCACGATCCACGCCGTGGCGGTGACCCAGGTGGCGATCGTCACCGCGCGCACCCCGTCGGCGAACGGGCCGGCCGGCAGCATCGCGTGCAGGTGGTCCCCCGCCAACGTGGCGATCGCGATACCGCCCATCAGAATCCACAGATCCGGGTGCGCGAGTTGGTTGAGCGCGGCGCCGCGTCGCACCCGCACCACGATCAGACCGGTCATGAACAGGTACACCGCGATGCCCAGCACCCAGAACAGCGCCGCGCAGAACAGCAGCTGCAGGCTCGCCGACACGATCGCCAGCCCCGAGGTCGCCACCGCGGCCAACTCCCAGGACCCGCGGGCGCGCAGGTCGCCGATATGCCGCCGGACGGTGCGGACCGCGGCCGGCGCCAGCGACAGCCACCCCTGCAGCGCCATCGCGGCCAGCACCCAGGGCAGCACGCGGTGCTCGGACAGCCGTGCCGCGACCACCGCGCAGGCCGCCACATAGGTGAACAACGCCGACACGGTGTCCGGATCGCCGAGGTCGAGACGCGGCCACGCCCGGATCACCGCAACGATCAGCACCGGCAGCGCGGCCGCCGCGATGACCATCAGCCCGTCGCTGAGCAGGCGGTAGCCGTGGTCCGCGGCTGCGATCGACACGATGCCGGTGGCCATCACCACCGCGAACACATCGGGTTTCACCTCGCGCCGAGCCCCTCGATCGGGGTGATCGCCGGCGGTTTCGCCCATCATCGCCGCAGTTCGACCACCAGATGACGAATCCCGGTGTGGCGGTTGCTGCGGGCCCACTCCACCGGCTGCACCAGCCGCGCCGAGGAGAACCGGCTCAGCAGCTCCTCGAACAGCACCCGCAACTCCAGCCGCGCCAGGTTGGCTCCCAGGCAGTAGTGGATGCCATGACCGAACCCCAAGTGCGGGTTCGGTTTACGGGTGATGTCGAACACGTCGGGGTCGGTGAACACCGCCGGATCGCGATTGGCCGAACCCTCCCAGATCTGCACCTTCTGGCCGGCGCGGATCGCGCACCCCCCGAGCTCGGTGTCACGGGTGGCGGTACGCCGTTTCGACGGCGACGGCGAGGTCCACCGCACGATCTCCTCCACCGCGGTCGGCAACAGCTCGGGATCGTCGCGCAGCAGCCGCAGCTGATCGGGATGTTCGATCAGCGCCAGCAGGCCACCGGCGATCGCGTTGCGGGTGGTCTCCGCGCCCGCGCTGAACAGCAGGCTGAAGAACAGGTAGAGCTCCAGATCCGACAGCGTCGCGTCCTCGACCGACGCGTTGGCCACCACCGACAGCATGTCGTCGGTCGGGTTCGCGCGCTTGGCGGCGATCAGCTCCATCCCGTAGCCGTACATCCGCGAGCCGGCCTCCTCCGGCGTCAGCTGACGCAACGCCGCCCGGCGCGACCCGCCGAAGTCGAACTGCGGCTCGATCGCCTCGAACAGCCAGTGCCGCTCGGACTCCGGCACCCCAAGCAGGATGCAGATCATCTGCATCGGCAGCTCGGCGGCGACGTCGACGAGGAAGTCGAACGGTTCGCCCGGCTGCACCGCGTCCAGCAGCCGCCGCGCCCGCGCCCGCAGATCGTCCTCGACCCGCTTGACCATCCGCGGGGTAAGCCCGGAGCTGACCAGCCGGCGGATCCGGGCGTGCCGCGGGTCGTCCATCATGTTGAGCACCTGCCCGGCGATGGACAGATCCTGCAGCAGGGTGCCGCCGTAGGGTCGGGAGCCGCCGGTCACCGATGAATAGGTGGCCGGATCCCGAAGGACGGCAAAGGTTTCGGCGTAGCTCGCCACCGACCAGAACCCCTCCCCGTCGGGGGTGTGCTCGGTGGGCTCGTGCCAGTACACCGGCGCCTCGCGCCGGTGGATGGCGAACAGATGGTGCGGGAAACCGTCGGCGAAGTTGTCCAGGTCGGTGAAGTCGATCTCGGCCAACCGGGTTGACCGGCCGGTCGCTGACTGCTCCGACCCGCGGGTCATAAGATCGCGCCCGAGGTGTACTTGGCGGCTTCGGGATACTGGGCGACCAGTCGCTCGACCGCCTCGACGACCTTGTCGACCTGATCACCGGCCATGCCGGTGAACGCCTGTCGGTCGGCCAGCACGTCCTCGAGCGCGACCCGGTCCAGCGGCAGCCGCGGATCGGCGGCCAGCCGGTCCAGCAGGTCGGGTTCGGCGCCCTGTTCGCGCATCGCGAGCGCGACGGCCACGGCGTGCTCCTTGATGACCTCGTGGGCGGTCTCGCGGCCGACGCCGGCGCGCACCGCGGCGATCAGGATCCGGGTGGTGGCCAGGAACGGCAGGTAGCGGTCGAGCTCGCGCTGGATCACCGCCGGGTATGCGCCGAACTCGTCGAGCACGGTCAGGAAGGTCTCGATCTGCCCGTCGATGGCGAAGAAGGCGTCCGGCAGGGCCACCCGGCGCACCACCGAGCAGAACACGTCGCCCTCGTTCCACTGGGCGCCGGCCAGTTCGGCGGCCATCGAGGCGTACCCGCGCAGCACCACCTGCAGGCCGTTGACCCGCTCGCAGGAGCGGGTGTTCATCTTGTGCGGCATCGCCGAGGAGCCCACCTGTCCGGGGGCGAACCCCTCGGTGACCAGTTCGTGGCCGGCCATCAGCCGGATGGTGTGGGCCAGCGAGGACGGTCCGGCGCCGAGCTGGACCAGCGCGGAGATCACCTCGTGGTCCAGTGACCGCGGGTACACCTGCCCGACGCTGGTGAGGATCTCGGTGAAGCCCAGGAACTCGGCGATCCGCCGTTCCAGCTCGGCGACCTTGGCGGCGTCCCCGCCGAACAGGTCGAGCATGTCCTGCGCGGTGCCCATCGGGCCCTTGATGCCGCGCAGCGGGTAGCGGTCGACGAGTTCGCGCAGCCGGGTGAGGGCGACGAGCATCTCCTCGGCGGCCGAGGCGAACCGCTTGCCCAGCGTGGTGGCCTGCGCGGCGACGTTGTGGCTGCGTCCGGCCATCACCAGGTCCCGGTAGCTGATCGCCCGCTCGGCCAGCCGCGCGACCACCGCGACCCCGTGCGCGTGCACCAGTTCCAGCGCCCGCCGGACCTGCATCTGCTCGACGTTCTCGGTCAGGTCGCGGCTGGTCATGCCCTTGTGGATGTGCTCGTGGCCGGCCAGCGCGTTGAACTCCTCGATGCGCGCCTTGACGTCGTGGCGCAGCACCCGCTCACGGGCGGCGATGGAGTCCAGGTCGACGTCCTCGAGCACGCGTTCGTAGTCGTCGATCACCCCGGCGGGGATATCGACCCCCAGCTCGGCCTGGGCGCGCAGCACCGCCAGCCACAGTCGGCGTTCCGCGACGATCTTGGCCTCCGGCGACCAGATCGCCACCATCTCGTCGCTGGCGTACCGGCTGGCCAGCACGTTGGGGATCGTCACAGCCCCTCAGCTTACGGCGCGCGCGATCGGCCGGGCGAACCCGCTCAGTCGCGTTGGGCCAGCTCGGTGGGGTCGACGATGCCGTGCGTGTGCACCCCCAGCCGGCGATTGATCAGCATCGTGACGAAGAACAGCAGCACGCCGATGCCCAGCAGCAGCAGCGCCACGCTGTACTCGGCCCAGGTGTGCCCGAAGATCACCAGATACAGCGAGGAGATGAAGCCGATCACCGGCAACGCGGTGGGTGTGGTGAAGTGCCGGCCGCTGGTCTGCAGGTCGCGGCGCAGCACCAGCACCGCGACGTTGACCACCGCGAACACCGCCAACAGCAGCAGCGCGGTGGTGGCGCCGAGGACCCGGATGGTCTCCTCCCCGGCCACCGCGGTGACGTAGATGATCAGCCCGAACGCGATGACGGTGGTGAAGATGATGGCCACCCACGGGGTTCGGGTGCGCGGATGCACCCGGCCGAGCACCGGTGGCAGCACGTGCTGGCGGGCCATCCCGTAGATCAGCCGGCTGGCCATCAGCATGTTGATCAGCGCCGTGTTGGACACCGCGAACATCGAGATGAACGGCAGGATGTGCTCGATCGGCAGACCGGGCGCTCCCGCCTTGACCACGTCCACCAGCGGGGTCTCGCTGGCCTTCAACTCGCCGATCGGCACCAGCGCCACCGCCACGATCGAGACCAGGACGTAGACCACGCCGGCGATCGTCAGTCCGCTCAACAGGATTCGCGGGAAGATCCGCACCGGGTCCTTGGTCTCCTCGGCCATGTTGACCGAGTCCTCGAAGCCGACCATGGCGAAGAACGCCAGCGCGGTCGAGGCGGTGACGGCCATGAACACGCTTTTGTCCGAAGCGGTTTCGAAGGCCACGATCCGGGAGAAGTCCACATCGACGCTGCGGGTGAAAGCCCAGACGC
The window above is part of the Mycolicibacterium hassiacum DSM 44199 genome. Proteins encoded here:
- a CDS encoding APC family permease, with protein sequence MSKPAPVANQPELRRVIGPGLLLLFIVGDVLGTGVYALTGKVAAEVGGAAWLPFLIAFFIAAITAFSYLELVTKYPQAAGAALYAHKAFGKPFVTFLVAFVVMCSGITSASTASRTFAANFEQGLVGLGIGPEWGTVGVAAVALVFMGLLAAVNLRGVSESVKLNVGLTIIEISGLMMVILVGVWAFTRSVDVDFSRIVAFETASDKSVFMAVTASTALAFFAMVGFEDSVNMAEETKDPVRIFPRILLSGLTIAGVVYVLVSIVAVALVPIGELKASETPLVDVVKAGAPGLPIEHILPFISMFAVSNTALINMLMASRLIYGMARQHVLPPVLGRVHPRTRTPWVAIIFTTVIAFGLIIYVTAVAGEETIRVLGATTALLLLAVFAVVNVAVLVLRRDLQTSGRHFTTPTALPVIGFISSLYLVIFGHTWAEYSVALLLLGIGVLLFFVTMLINRRLGVHTHGIVDPTELAQRD